A part of Arthrobacter dokdonellae genomic DNA contains:
- a CDS encoding SDR family NAD(P)-dependent oxidoreductase: MSQDMKGLTAVVTGGASGIGAAIAAKLQGQGAQVSVLDLNPADLPEGQLGFACDVSDDASVRAAIDGTVAAFGGIDIVVNNAGIGAQGTVESNDDEEWHRVWDINVVGMVRVSRAALPLLRKSASAAIVNTCSIAATAGLPQRALYSATKGAVLSLTQAMAADHLREGIRVNCVNPGTADTPWIGRLMDSAPDPAAERAALNARQPHGRLVSAEEVAGAVVYLASPLSGSTTGTSIAVDGGMQALRLRPAGQ, translated from the coding sequence ATGAGCCAGGACATGAAAGGCCTCACGGCCGTCGTCACGGGCGGGGCCTCCGGCATCGGCGCGGCCATTGCGGCCAAGCTGCAGGGCCAGGGCGCACAGGTTTCAGTCCTTGACCTGAACCCCGCCGACCTCCCCGAAGGCCAGCTGGGCTTCGCCTGCGACGTCTCCGATGACGCTTCCGTGCGCGCCGCCATCGACGGCACGGTCGCCGCCTTTGGCGGCATCGACATCGTCGTCAACAACGCCGGCATCGGCGCACAGGGCACCGTCGAGTCCAACGACGACGAGGAATGGCACCGCGTCTGGGACATCAATGTGGTTGGCATGGTCCGCGTGTCCCGCGCAGCACTGCCGCTGCTGCGCAAGTCCGCCTCCGCCGCGATCGTGAACACCTGCTCCATCGCGGCTACGGCCGGGCTTCCCCAGCGTGCCCTGTACTCGGCCACGAAGGGCGCCGTGCTGTCGCTGACGCAGGCCATGGCTGCCGACCATCTGCGCGAGGGCATTCGGGTGAACTGCGTGAACCCCGGCACGGCGGACACCCCGTGGATCGGGCGCCTGATGGACTCCGCCCCGGATCCCGCGGCTGAGCGTGCGGCGCTGAACGCCCGCCAGCCGCACGGACGCCTGGTCAGCGCCGAGGAGGTGGCCGGTGCCGTCGTGTACCTGGCCAGCCCGCTGTCCGGTTCCACGACCGGCACCTCCATCGCCGTCGACGGCGGCATGCAGGCCCTCCGCCTGCGCCCCGCCGGGCAGTAG
- a CDS encoding fumarylacetoacetate hydrolase family protein yields MKIARLGEPGQEVPVVIVADSTGVERTYDARPLTAEIDGDFLAGDGITKLRAAVVRGELPELAGADALRVGTPLSRPNTVVCIGMNYAAHAAESGAEPPAIPVVFLKPNSTVAAPFDASPIPPLSAKYDWEVELGIVVGRQVSYLDSVEAAASAVAGYVLANDLSEREYQLPGAAGQWTKGKSLPKSTPIGPWLVPAADVDAGNLRLRSWVNGEPRQDSNTSDLIFDVPTVIHHLSQYMVLEPGDVILTGTPEGVALSGRFPYIQDGDVVEVEIAGLGRQRQEFFRAGTTAKEAQ; encoded by the coding sequence ATGAAGATTGCACGTCTTGGCGAGCCGGGACAGGAAGTCCCCGTCGTCATTGTCGCCGATTCCACCGGAGTGGAGCGCACCTATGACGCCCGCCCCCTGACCGCCGAAATCGATGGTGATTTCCTGGCCGGCGACGGGATCACGAAACTGCGCGCCGCCGTCGTCCGCGGAGAACTGCCGGAGTTGGCGGGCGCCGACGCCCTCCGGGTCGGCACCCCGCTGTCCCGGCCCAACACGGTGGTGTGCATCGGCATGAACTACGCCGCGCACGCCGCCGAATCCGGCGCCGAGCCACCCGCCATCCCCGTGGTGTTCCTGAAGCCGAACAGCACCGTGGCCGCCCCGTTTGATGCCTCGCCGATCCCGCCGCTTTCCGCCAAGTACGACTGGGAGGTGGAACTCGGCATCGTCGTCGGGCGCCAGGTCAGCTACCTGGACAGCGTGGAGGCGGCGGCCTCGGCCGTGGCCGGCTACGTGCTCGCCAACGACCTCTCCGAACGCGAATACCAGCTCCCCGGCGCCGCGGGCCAGTGGACCAAGGGCAAGTCGCTGCCTAAGTCGACCCCCATCGGACCCTGGCTGGTCCCGGCCGCCGACGTCGACGCCGGCAACCTGCGCCTGCGCAGCTGGGTCAACGGCGAGCCCCGCCAGGACTCCAACACCTCCGACCTCATCTTCGACGTGCCCACCGTGATCCACCACCTGAGCCAGTACATGGTGCTGGAGCCCGGCGACGTGATCCTCACCGGCACGCCCGAGGGCGTGGCGCTCTCCGGCCGCTTCCCCTACATCCAGGACGGCGACGTCGTGGAGGTCGAGATTGCCGGGCTCGGCCGCCAACGCCAGGAATTCTTCCGAGCAGGAACCACCGCCAAGGAGGCACAATGA
- a CDS encoding L-fuconate dehydratase: protein MSTVIAVETSDVRFPTSRELDGSDAMNPDPDYSAAYLRVVTDGDDGLEGHGFVFTIGRGNDVETAAIAALSPYLVGRNVEDLLADMGATYKEFINDSQLRWLGPEKGVMHMAIGAVTNALWDLKAKRAGLPLWRLLASMTPEELVNLVDFRYLSDALTRDEALEILRAAQPGRDERTATLLAEGYPGYTTTPGWLGYSDEKLTRLAREAVSDGFTQIKLKVGADLADDVRRLRTARAAVGPDIKIAVDANQRWDVAEAIEWMGHLAPFDIAWIEEPTSPDDILGHAAISRGVAPIPVATGEHAQNRVVFKQMLQADALQVLQIDAARVAGVNENIAILLLAAKFGVRVCPHAGGVGLCEAVQHLSMFDFVAVSGRKEDRMIEFVDHLHEHFITPIDVHAGCYWPPSAPGGGSEMHAASLAEFSFPDGGFWAADAAGDARATSSSIPTKEKV from the coding sequence GTGAGCACAGTCATCGCCGTGGAGACCAGCGACGTCCGGTTCCCGACGTCGCGCGAACTGGACGGCTCGGATGCCATGAATCCGGACCCGGACTACTCGGCGGCATACCTTCGCGTCGTGACGGACGGTGACGACGGATTGGAAGGGCACGGCTTCGTCTTCACGATCGGCCGCGGAAACGACGTCGAAACGGCGGCCATTGCGGCGCTCTCGCCGTATTTGGTGGGCCGCAACGTCGAGGATCTGCTCGCCGACATGGGGGCCACGTACAAGGAATTCATCAACGATTCCCAGCTGCGCTGGCTCGGGCCCGAGAAGGGCGTCATGCACATGGCCATCGGGGCGGTGACCAACGCGCTGTGGGACCTGAAGGCCAAGCGCGCGGGCCTGCCGTTGTGGCGGCTGCTGGCCTCCATGACGCCCGAGGAACTCGTCAACCTCGTTGACTTCCGCTACCTCAGCGACGCACTGACCCGTGACGAGGCGTTGGAAATCCTGCGCGCCGCGCAGCCCGGCAGAGACGAACGCACCGCCACCCTGTTGGCCGAAGGCTACCCCGGCTACACCACCACGCCCGGCTGGCTGGGATATTCCGACGAAAAGCTCACGCGCCTGGCCCGGGAAGCCGTGTCCGACGGCTTCACGCAGATCAAGCTCAAGGTCGGTGCCGACCTGGCAGATGACGTTCGGCGCCTGCGCACCGCACGCGCCGCCGTCGGGCCCGACATCAAGATCGCGGTGGACGCGAACCAGCGCTGGGACGTGGCCGAGGCCATTGAATGGATGGGCCACCTGGCACCGTTCGACATCGCCTGGATCGAGGAGCCGACGAGCCCGGACGACATCCTGGGCCATGCCGCGATCTCCCGAGGCGTGGCGCCGATCCCCGTGGCCACCGGCGAGCACGCGCAAAACCGCGTGGTGTTCAAGCAGATGCTGCAGGCCGACGCGCTGCAGGTGCTGCAGATCGACGCCGCCCGCGTGGCCGGCGTCAACGAGAACATCGCCATCCTCCTGCTGGCCGCGAAGTTCGGCGTGCGGGTGTGCCCGCACGCCGGTGGCGTCGGGCTGTGCGAGGCCGTCCAGCACCTGTCCATGTTCGACTTCGTGGCCGTCTCCGGCCGGAAGGAGGACCGCATGATCGAGTTCGTCGACCACCTCCACGAACACTTCATCACCCCCATCGACGTCCACGCCGGGTGTTACTGGCCGCCGTCCGCGCCCGGCGGCGGCAGCGAAATGCATGCTGCCTCGCTGGCCGAGTTCAGCTTCCCCGACGGCGGCTTCTGGGCCGCCGACGCGGCCGGGGACGCCCGTGCAACGTCCAGCTCAATCCCCACCAAGGAAAAGGTGTAA
- a CDS encoding alpha-L-fucosidase, whose protein sequence is MPSQVHIDHAPWFTESRLGMFVHWGLYAMAARHEWVMSFERQSVGDYEAYFKHFDPDLYDPREWAGQAKAAGMEYVVLTTKHHEGFCLWDTKLTDYKAPNTPAGRDLIAPYVEALREAGLNVGFYHSLIDWHHPDFTIDDIHPLRDAPNVEELNAGRDMAVYRDYLHGQVRELMSNYGQIDYLFFDFSYATGPMAARYPGKGRDDWDSGKLLEMVRELQPGIIVNDRLDVPGDFVTPEQYQPSGAMMSGGREVPWEACQTLNGSWGYDRDNLDCKSVDLLVRMLIDGVAKGGNLLLNVGPTARGEIDPRAAGALAGMGEWMRAHDRSIRGAGSTSLLPPADCRYTRRGNRLYLHLFAWPLKVVHLPGLAGKVGYAQLLNDGSEITMEALDPSQAAQNTQPGGQPAGTLTLKLPVQRPNVVVPVIELFLNDESES, encoded by the coding sequence ATGCCCTCACAGGTCCACATCGACCACGCCCCCTGGTTCACGGAGTCCAGGCTCGGAATGTTCGTGCACTGGGGGCTGTATGCCATGGCCGCCAGGCACGAATGGGTCATGAGCTTTGAACGCCAGTCCGTGGGGGACTACGAGGCCTACTTCAAGCACTTTGACCCCGACCTGTACGATCCGCGCGAATGGGCCGGGCAGGCCAAGGCCGCCGGGATGGAGTACGTGGTGCTGACCACCAAGCACCACGAAGGATTCTGCCTGTGGGACACCAAGCTGACGGACTACAAGGCACCCAACACGCCGGCCGGCCGGGACCTGATTGCCCCGTACGTTGAGGCGCTTCGTGAAGCCGGGCTCAACGTCGGCTTCTACCACTCCCTCATCGACTGGCACCACCCGGACTTCACCATCGACGACATCCACCCGTTGCGGGACGCCCCCAATGTCGAGGAGCTCAACGCAGGCCGGGACATGGCCGTGTACCGCGACTACCTGCACGGCCAGGTCCGCGAACTGATGAGCAACTACGGCCAGATCGACTACCTGTTCTTTGACTTTTCCTATGCGACGGGCCCCATGGCCGCCCGCTACCCGGGCAAGGGACGGGACGACTGGGACTCGGGGAAACTCCTGGAGATGGTCCGTGAGCTGCAGCCGGGCATCATCGTCAATGACCGCCTGGACGTGCCCGGCGACTTCGTCACGCCCGAGCAGTACCAGCCCTCCGGCGCCATGATGAGCGGCGGCAGGGAAGTGCCGTGGGAGGCGTGCCAGACCCTTAATGGCAGCTGGGGCTATGACCGCGACAACCTGGACTGCAAGTCAGTGGACCTCCTGGTGCGCATGCTCATCGACGGCGTCGCCAAGGGCGGGAACCTGCTGCTGAATGTGGGTCCCACCGCCCGTGGTGAGATCGACCCCCGTGCGGCCGGGGCGCTGGCCGGCATGGGGGAGTGGATGCGGGCCCACGACCGCTCGATCCGCGGTGCGGGAAGCACGTCCCTGCTGCCGCCGGCCGACTGCCGCTACACCCGGCGCGGAAACCGCCTCTACCTCCACCTCTTCGCCTGGCCGCTGAAGGTGGTGCACCTGCCCGGGCTCGCCGGAAAGGTCGGCTACGCCCAGTTGCTCAACGACGGATCCGAGATCACGATGGAAGCACTGGATCCGTCCCAGGCGGCACAGAACACCCAGCCCGGCGGCCAGCCCGCCGGCACCCTGACGCTCAAGCTCCCCGTGCAGCGGCCCAACGTTGTGGTGCCGGTCATCGAGCTGTTCCTCAACGACGAAAGCGAGTCCTGA
- a CDS encoding L-rhamnose mutarotase produces MQTIALHTRLKPGKESEYDSVHARISDELDAALRAAGVANWNIWRSGRELFHVVEVADYQAMRRELAANPVNIAWQAVMAGLLEVEDDYSGEDMGLAKVWELP; encoded by the coding sequence ATGCAGACGATCGCCCTGCACACCCGGCTCAAGCCGGGCAAGGAATCCGAATACGACTCCGTCCATGCCCGCATCAGCGACGAGCTGGACGCCGCCCTGCGCGCCGCGGGCGTGGCGAACTGGAACATTTGGCGCAGCGGCCGGGAGCTTTTCCACGTCGTGGAGGTCGCCGACTACCAGGCCATGCGCCGGGAACTCGCCGCCAACCCCGTCAACATCGCCTGGCAGGCCGTCATGGCTGGGCTGCTCGAGGTCGAGGACGACTACTCGGGCGAGGACATGGGCCTGGCGAAGGTGTGGGAACTGCCATGA
- a CDS encoding aldo/keto reductase encodes MSLPDLGRLGFGAAGIGNLYRAMDDDVAAATLGAAWDAGIRYFDTAPHYGLGLSERRLGAVLAAKPRWEFVISTKVGRILEPAANPDGARDSEGFDVPADTVRRWDPSEAGIRRSIEDSLDRLGLETIDIAYLHDPDVYDLDAGITQALPALEKLRAEGLVRAIGVGANSADALAACIRGADLDLVMLAGRYTLLEQPAAADLLPLCAERGVGVANVGVYNSGLLARPVVPETANYNYAPAPADILAKARALAACCADYGVELPTAALQFAANHPVVRTVVVGATSPAQITQTAERMAEPVPAALWDELARRGLTAGGPDRA; translated from the coding sequence ATGAGCCTCCCCGACCTGGGCCGGCTGGGCTTCGGTGCCGCGGGCATCGGCAACCTGTACCGCGCCATGGACGACGACGTTGCTGCCGCCACCCTGGGTGCCGCCTGGGACGCGGGCATCAGGTATTTTGACACGGCGCCGCACTACGGGCTGGGCCTGTCCGAACGCCGGCTGGGGGCCGTGCTGGCCGCCAAGCCGCGCTGGGAGTTTGTCATCTCCACCAAGGTGGGGCGCATCCTGGAACCCGCGGCCAACCCCGACGGCGCCAGGGACAGCGAGGGCTTTGACGTCCCCGCCGACACCGTGCGCCGCTGGGACCCGTCCGAGGCGGGCATCCGCCGCAGCATCGAGGACTCGCTGGATCGCCTGGGCCTGGAAACCATCGACATCGCCTACCTCCACGACCCCGACGTCTATGACCTTGACGCCGGCATCACCCAGGCGCTGCCGGCACTGGAAAAGCTGAGGGCAGAGGGGCTCGTGCGCGCGATCGGCGTCGGCGCGAACTCCGCCGACGCGCTCGCCGCCTGCATCCGCGGCGCGGACCTGGACCTGGTCATGCTGGCCGGCCGGTACACGCTGCTGGAACAGCCGGCCGCAGCGGACCTGCTGCCGCTGTGCGCCGAGCGGGGGGTGGGCGTGGCCAACGTGGGCGTCTACAACTCGGGGCTGCTGGCCCGCCCCGTGGTCCCGGAGACCGCCAACTACAACTACGCCCCGGCCCCGGCGGACATCCTGGCCAAGGCCCGCGCGCTGGCCGCGTGCTGCGCCGACTACGGCGTTGAACTGCCGACGGCTGCGCTCCAGTTCGCCGCGAACCACCCAGTGGTGCGCACCGTGGTCGTGGGGGCGACGTCCCCCGCCCAGATCACCCAGACCGCCGAGCGCATGGCGGAGCCCGTCCCCGCCGCGCTCTGGGACGAACTGGCTAGAAGAGGGCTGACAGCCGGGGGGCCGGACCGTGCCTGA
- a CDS encoding amidohydrolase family protein, which produces MPDPAAEPRARGAGDGVVRVDAHLHLWELADGRYAWLAPEHGPLYRTFTAEEARETLAAAGVGRAILVQADDTAADTEAMLATAEAHDFIAGVVGWLPLEDPSAFENTLGAMLQNPHFCGVRTLIHDDPRPDVLDRPAVRQSLGLLAAAGLAFDVPDAFPRHLGQAATVARDFPGLTVVLDHLGKPPRAGSDADMVEWERQLRALATLPNTVAKVSGLHCAGTEFSAAALERVWTAALEAFGPDRLMFGGDWPVSLLGASYADTVGTMSALTATLSASERGQVWAGTAQRVYTR; this is translated from the coding sequence GTGCCTGATCCCGCGGCCGAACCCCGGGCGCGCGGGGCGGGCGACGGCGTCGTGCGCGTGGACGCACACCTGCACCTGTGGGAGCTGGCTGACGGGCGCTACGCGTGGCTTGCGCCGGAGCACGGGCCGCTGTACCGCACGTTCACGGCCGAGGAGGCCCGGGAGACGCTGGCCGCGGCCGGCGTGGGGCGGGCCATCCTGGTCCAGGCCGACGACACGGCTGCGGACACCGAGGCCATGCTGGCAACTGCGGAGGCGCATGACTTCATCGCCGGTGTGGTCGGGTGGCTGCCGCTGGAGGATCCGTCAGCGTTCGAAAACACGTTGGGTGCGATGCTCCAGAACCCGCATTTTTGCGGTGTCCGCACGCTCATCCACGACGACCCGCGGCCGGACGTGCTGGACCGTCCCGCCGTGCGCCAGTCGCTGGGCTTGCTGGCTGCGGCGGGGCTGGCGTTTGACGTCCCCGACGCGTTCCCGCGGCATCTGGGCCAGGCGGCCACGGTGGCCCGTGACTTCCCGGGGCTGACGGTGGTCCTTGACCACCTGGGCAAGCCGCCCCGGGCCGGCTCCGATGCGGACATGGTCGAGTGGGAACGGCAGCTGCGAGCCCTGGCCACCCTGCCCAACACCGTCGCGAAAGTTTCCGGGCTGCACTGCGCCGGGACGGAGTTCTCCGCCGCCGCGCTCGAGCGTGTGTGGACGGCCGCGCTGGAGGCATTCGGACCCGACCGGCTCATGTTCGGCGGGGACTGGCCGGTCAGCCTGCTCGGGGCGAGCTACGCGGACACCGTCGGCACCATGTCCGCCCTCACGGCAACACTGTCGGCGTCCGAAAGGGGCCAGGTCTGGGCCGGCACGGCGCAGCGGGTCTATACAAGGTGA
- a CDS encoding FadR/GntR family transcriptional regulator encodes MAVTDEAITKIKDMILSGELGAGDRLPPEKELSEKLGLSRSSLREAVKALEIIRVLDVRRGDGTYVTSLEPKLLTEAMTFIVDLHQDKSILDIFEVRRILEPAAAAIAAGRITADQLAALRATMADINDDTRVETLVEHDLVFHGLIAAAANNSYLASVLDGLSSSTVRARIWRGLTQEKAVDRTLAEHAAIIEALERRDAELARALLTVHISGVEHWLRQAL; translated from the coding sequence ATGGCTGTAACCGACGAGGCAATCACGAAGATCAAGGACATGATCCTCTCCGGCGAGCTGGGCGCCGGGGACCGGCTCCCGCCCGAGAAGGAACTGAGCGAAAAGCTGGGCCTTTCCCGCAGCTCACTGCGCGAGGCCGTCAAGGCCCTGGAAATCATCCGGGTGCTGGACGTGCGCCGCGGGGACGGCACCTATGTGACCAGCCTGGAGCCCAAGCTGCTCACCGAGGCCATGACGTTCATCGTGGACCTGCACCAGGACAAGTCCATCCTGGACATCTTTGAGGTGCGCCGCATCCTGGAACCGGCAGCAGCGGCAATTGCCGCCGGACGCATCACGGCAGACCAGCTTGCCGCCCTGCGCGCCACGATGGCGGACATCAATGACGACACCAGGGTCGAGACCCTCGTCGAGCACGACCTGGTCTTCCACGGCCTCATCGCCGCCGCGGCCAACAACTCCTACCTGGCCAGCGTCCTGGACGGGCTCTCCAGCAGCACCGTCCGGGCCCGCATCTGGCGCGGCCTGACACAGGAAAAGGCCGTGGACCGCACGCTCGCCGAGCACGCGGCCATCATCGAGGCGCTCGAACGCCGGGACGCCGAGCTGGCCCGCGCCCTGCTCACCGTGCACATCAGCGGCGTGGAGCACTGGCTCCGGCAGGCGCTGTAG
- a CDS encoding helix-turn-helix domain-containing protein: MSTNNRDRMLAHIGRLARQRRGERGMGRAPFAFEAGIGSDSTVKTFEFGRTEPSIPTQLKMEKALAWRHGVIHDVLDAAEAGQTDPSEIDMDYMDGREIPEPASRAAELDDLELLTEVIRRMEGWREMLAEPRNNEPGKVLSPVPSRWDCGLAAAREIKDPKTRKS, translated from the coding sequence ATGAGCACAAACAACAGAGACCGGATGCTGGCCCACATTGGCCGGCTCGCACGCCAACGACGCGGAGAGAGGGGCATGGGGCGCGCCCCGTTCGCCTTCGAGGCGGGCATCGGGTCCGATTCAACAGTGAAGACGTTCGAGTTCGGGCGGACTGAGCCGTCGATCCCTACGCAGCTGAAGATGGAGAAGGCGCTGGCCTGGCGGCACGGCGTCATCCATGACGTGTTGGATGCTGCGGAGGCGGGGCAGACTGACCCGTCGGAGATTGACATGGATTACATGGACGGGCGGGAAATTCCCGAGCCGGCGTCACGCGCAGCCGAACTAGACGATCTGGAGTTGTTGACGGAGGTTATCCGGCGCATGGAGGGGTGGCGTGAAATGCTTGCCGAGCCGCGTAACAATGAGCCGGGGAAGGTGCTGTCACCGGTGCCGTCCCGTTGGGATTGCGGGCTGGCGGCGGCACGGGAGATCAAGGACCCGAAGACCCGCAAAAGTTAA
- a CDS encoding prolyl oligopeptidase family serine peptidase — MTQLNSDATAPSTPAAQPAGAVVEPARAGVAQQPFDENLWLEDIQGDAAMAWVRERNARTDAALVNPAYTALEASVLEVLDSKDRIAMVSKHGDWYYNFWRDEANPRGLWRRTDWDSYASGSPDWQLLLDVDALSEADGAEWLWAGASLLRPAAGEEYRLAMVALSPDGGDAVTYREFDLQARTFVPDGFELPTAKTRLSWLDADTLYVGTDTGPGSMTASSYPAAARVLRRGESLNQLAAKEPLFSVPLDHLSGGVSHSSTPGFERDVAYDVLDFFNSRSYLRVGDNWVNIDVPDDMNVSLHKEWLLLRPRTDWAVDGAVHAAGTLLAIELDAFLAGDRGVRTIFAPTAAQSLQSWSWTRDFLLLNLLEDVSSKILVLDPAHGWAATELDACPALHSVDAYAVDDEDEESGNDYWLVATGFLTPSTVYRGTLPGGVRAAAVREAPSFFNEARYSVEQHFAVSLDGTRIPYFQVGPKELVLDGGNPTLLGGYGGFEVSRTPAYSGAVGRSWLERRAVVDGLERGGVYVVANIRGGGEYGPDWHTAALQEKRHKAYEDFAAVARDLAARGVARPGHLGCAGGSNGGLLVGNMLTQYPELFGAVSCGVPLLDMRRYTKLSAGASWTAEYGDPDVPEQWEFIRTFSPYHLLHPGVHYPPAFIWTATSDDRVGPVQARKMAARMESRGIPVWFHEALEGGHAGAGNNAQAARLHTASHEFLWRALTGGL; from the coding sequence ATGACCCAGCTGAATAGTGACGCCACGGCCCCGTCCACCCCTGCCGCGCAGCCTGCCGGGGCCGTGGTCGAGCCCGCCCGGGCCGGTGTGGCTCAACAGCCCTTTGATGAGAACCTGTGGTTGGAGGACATCCAGGGGGACGCCGCGATGGCGTGGGTCCGGGAGAGGAACGCCCGCACCGACGCCGCCCTGGTGAACCCGGCCTACACCGCGCTGGAGGCTTCCGTGCTGGAGGTGCTCGACTCCAAGGACCGCATTGCCATGGTGTCCAAGCACGGGGACTGGTACTACAACTTTTGGCGGGATGAGGCGAACCCGCGCGGATTGTGGCGGCGCACGGACTGGGACAGCTACGCTTCCGGCAGCCCGGACTGGCAGCTGCTGCTGGACGTTGATGCGCTCAGCGAAGCCGACGGCGCGGAGTGGCTGTGGGCGGGGGCGTCGCTCCTGCGTCCGGCGGCAGGGGAGGAATACCGCCTGGCCATGGTGGCACTCTCCCCCGACGGCGGCGACGCCGTCACGTATCGCGAATTCGACCTGCAGGCGCGCACCTTCGTGCCGGACGGCTTTGAACTGCCGACGGCGAAGACGCGTCTGAGCTGGCTGGATGCGGACACGCTCTATGTGGGGACGGACACGGGTCCCGGCTCCATGACGGCCTCCTCCTATCCGGCGGCTGCACGCGTGTTGCGACGCGGCGAATCGCTGAACCAGCTGGCGGCGAAGGAGCCGCTGTTCTCCGTGCCGCTGGACCACCTCAGCGGCGGGGTTTCGCACAGCAGCACGCCCGGATTTGAGCGCGACGTGGCCTACGACGTCCTGGACTTCTTCAACTCCCGCAGCTACCTGCGGGTGGGGGACAACTGGGTCAACATCGACGTCCCCGACGACATGAACGTCTCGCTGCACAAGGAGTGGCTGCTGCTGCGCCCGCGCACGGACTGGGCCGTTGACGGTGCCGTCCATGCCGCCGGGACGCTGCTGGCCATAGAACTCGATGCGTTCCTGGCCGGCGACCGCGGCGTGCGCACGATCTTCGCGCCCACGGCCGCGCAGTCGCTGCAGTCGTGGAGCTGGACCCGGGACTTCCTGCTGCTGAACCTGCTCGAGGACGTCTCCTCCAAGATCCTGGTGCTGGACCCGGCGCACGGCTGGGCGGCCACCGAGTTGGACGCGTGCCCGGCGCTGCACTCCGTTGACGCTTATGCCGTCGACGACGAGGACGAGGAGTCCGGAAACGACTACTGGCTCGTCGCCACCGGCTTCCTCACCCCGTCCACGGTGTACCGGGGAACGCTGCCGGGCGGCGTGCGGGCAGCGGCGGTGCGGGAGGCGCCGTCGTTCTTCAACGAGGCGCGGTACTCGGTGGAGCAGCACTTCGCCGTGTCCCTGGACGGGACGCGGATCCCGTACTTCCAGGTGGGCCCGAAGGAGTTGGTGCTCGACGGCGGCAACCCCACCCTGCTGGGCGGTTACGGAGGCTTCGAGGTCTCGCGGACGCCGGCGTACAGCGGGGCCGTGGGGCGCAGCTGGCTGGAGCGCCGGGCCGTGGTGGACGGGCTGGAGCGCGGCGGCGTGTACGTGGTGGCGAACATCCGCGGCGGCGGCGAGTACGGGCCGGACTGGCACACGGCGGCGCTTCAGGAAAAGCGGCACAAGGCCTATGAGGACTTTGCCGCCGTGGCCCGCGACCTGGCGGCCCGCGGCGTGGCCCGGCCCGGACACCTGGGCTGCGCGGGCGGCAGCAACGGCGGGCTGCTGGTGGGCAACATGCTCACGCAATACCCTGAACTGTTTGGCGCCGTCTCCTGCGGGGTGCCGCTGCTGGACATGCGCCGGTACACGAAGCTGTCCGCCGGGGCGTCCTGGACTGCCGAGTACGGCGACCCCGACGTGCCGGAGCAGTGGGAGTTCATCAGGACGTTTTCGCCATACCACCTGCTGCATCCCGGGGTCCACTACCCGCCCGCGTTCATCTGGACGGCGACGTCGGATGACCGGGTGGGGCCCGTGCAGGCCCGCAAGATGGCTGCCCGGATGGAATCGCGGGGGATTCCTGTGTGGTTCCACGAGGCGCTGGAGGGCGGGCATGCGGGTGCCGGAAACAATGCCCAGGCGGCCCGGCTGCACACGGCCTCCCACGAATTCCTCTGGCGGGCGCTGACCGGCGGGTTGTAG